From the genome of Proteus vulgaris, one region includes:
- a CDS encoding TetR/AcrR family transcriptional regulator produces MSYSDETDAMSGTRKRTYQLLVTTALGLFEQGMLPTVSELAAHAGVSRATAYRYFPTQSDLISATVDASLAPIIAWTPTPEDNTQQRITELLNLAYPQMFKHEGALRGALQVSLQQWAKERQSSEYAEKRFIRGHRKEILLKVIEPLKAHYPQEMWDKVIKSFSLIYGSEVFLVMKDIWKMDDQQVIDMTQWMAKAILNQAKSDYPADND; encoded by the coding sequence ATGAGTTACAGTGATGAAACGGATGCCATGTCCGGTACACGAAAAAGAACCTATCAATTATTGGTAACAACAGCGTTGGGGCTTTTTGAGCAAGGAATGTTACCGACAGTGTCAGAATTAGCTGCACATGCAGGTGTTTCGAGGGCAACCGCATATCGTTATTTTCCCACACAAAGTGATTTAATTAGTGCCACGGTTGATGCAAGTTTAGCGCCGATCATTGCATGGACACCAACTCCCGAAGATAATACGCAACAACGCATTACTGAATTGCTCAATCTTGCCTATCCACAAATGTTTAAACATGAAGGCGCACTGCGTGGTGCTTTGCAAGTTTCATTACAGCAATGGGCAAAAGAGAGACAATCAAGTGAATATGCAGAAAAACGATTTATTCGTGGTCACCGTAAAGAGATTTTACTCAAAGTTATTGAACCTTTAAAAGCACACTATCCTCAAGAAATGTGGGATAAGGTGATTAAATCGTTCTCTTTAATTTATGGGTCAGAAGTCTTTTTGGTAATGAAAGATATCTGGAAAATGGATGATCAACAGGTCATTGATATGACTCAATGGATGGCAAAAGCTATTCTAAATCAGGCAAAATCTGATTATCCTGCAGATAACGATTAA